A genomic region of Runella rosea contains the following coding sequences:
- a CDS encoding class I SAM-dependent methyltransferase — MKDIISWVLRHVPRKYLQLVSHFGVKVLSVFYRGKGVECSVCGSEFRKFLPYGRSGRDNALCPNCLSLERHRLMYLYLQRKTPFFKANLKLLHVAPEYCFIDRFEKMKNLDYITADIESPLAKVKMDIHQIPFEANTFDVAFCNHVMEHVDDDIKAMSELHRVLKPGGWAIIQSPQDWSRADTFEDPTITDPKEREKHYWQDDHLRLFGRDYGKRLEKAGFKVTEDRFVMNELTPEEVKRFALPANEVIYFCQK; from the coding sequence ATGAAAGACATCATCAGTTGGGTGTTACGGCACGTACCGCGCAAATATTTACAATTAGTCAGTCATTTTGGCGTCAAAGTACTGTCGGTTTTTTACCGTGGTAAGGGAGTCGAATGCAGCGTATGCGGCAGTGAATTCAGAAAATTTCTACCTTACGGTCGTTCAGGAAGAGACAATGCTCTGTGTCCCAACTGTTTATCACTGGAACGCCACCGATTGATGTATTTGTACCTACAGCGCAAAACGCCGTTTTTCAAAGCCAATCTCAAATTGCTCCACGTAGCTCCCGAGTATTGCTTCATTGACCGCTTCGAGAAGATGAAAAATCTGGATTATATCACCGCCGATATTGAGTCTCCTTTGGCAAAGGTGAAAATGGACATTCACCAGATTCCGTTTGAAGCCAATACGTTTGATGTCGCCTTTTGTAATCACGTCATGGAACACGTAGACGATGACATCAAAGCCATGTCCGAGCTTCACCGCGTGCTCAAACCCGGCGGCTGGGCTATCATTCAATCACCGCAAGATTGGTCAAGGGCCGATACGTTTGAAGATCCGACCATTACCGACCCCAAAGAGCGCGAAAAACACTATTGGCAAGACGACCACCTTCGTCTTTTTGGGCGTGATTATGGTAAACGTCTCGAAAAGGCTGGTTTTAAAGTAACCGAAGACCGCTTCGTCATGAACGAACTCACCCCTGAAGAAGTAAAGCGCTTTGCGTTGCCAGCCAACGAAGTAATTTATTTCTGCCAAAAATAA
- a CDS encoding leucine-rich repeat domain-containing protein: protein MKIQVLLYSLTVFLTVDVHNRAVAQSSEFLLIDKEYNQWEEALKAPERVYRLNLSNQDITDIKRELPKFINLRYLSLRNDKLNGVPSEIFKLQNLRVLDLGGNTFRELPSEFSQLQNLEELYLDNDKNLDLPKNINVLRKLPRLKILHLENDGIQKLPRNIRKLSQLEQLYLANNQLRNIPIEIKGLKKLEYLELNQNNIPIDVPVNQVSGPGLKIKF from the coding sequence ATGAAAATTCAAGTTCTACTGTACAGTTTGACCGTTTTCTTAACGGTTGATGTACACAACAGGGCCGTGGCCCAGTCGTCAGAATTTCTACTGATTGACAAAGAGTACAACCAATGGGAGGAAGCCTTGAAAGCCCCTGAAAGAGTATATCGTCTTAATTTGAGTAATCAGGATATCACTGATATCAAACGCGAATTACCTAAGTTCATTAATTTGCGCTACTTGAGCTTACGTAATGACAAGTTGAACGGGGTCCCCTCCGAAATTTTTAAGCTGCAAAATTTGAGGGTATTGGATCTTGGAGGGAATACGTTTAGGGAGTTGCCATCGGAGTTTTCCCAACTGCAAAATTTGGAAGAGCTATACCTCGACAACGACAAGAACCTTGATTTGCCTAAAAATATCAATGTGTTACGTAAGCTTCCAAGGCTAAAAATTCTTCACTTAGAGAACGACGGTATTCAAAAACTACCCCGAAACATTAGAAAGTTAAGCCAACTAGAACAGTTGTATTTGGCAAATAATCAGTTGCGGAATATTCCCATTGAAATTAAAGGGCTAAAAAAATTGGAGTATCTAGAGCTAAATCAAAATAATATACCCATTGATGTACCCGTAAACCAAGTATCTGGCCCAGGGCTCAAAATTAAATTTTGA
- the yidC gene encoding membrane protein insertase YidC: MERNQIIGLALIMTMLIGYQLLAPSPEPTKPNPAEQAKNAPRPAATAPAQKKLDSITAQAVYGDFASAAQGTARDIVVENDDVRVTFSTKGGNVKEVLLKKYKTYTLQPLYLIDEQSSAFSLELPTNKGTVNLSELYFTTDAQSQTITAGKSAKVSFRLPMGNNQYVEQTYTVQGNGYLIDYDVQLVGLDGLVKNEPTRLVWQDKLKQLDNDMAENRKVVTTNYYSDGSLSDIGRGQSENVEEKIEQPVSWFSHKNKYFLTAFITKGTALSNVTLKSLVDVTDTTYIKTMQSEGSLATADLKAGKGNFQLFFGPNDYQVVKEVKAAPDFGDNVDLGYAILKPLNKFFFVPMFNFLEKFFSNYGILIIVLVLIVKLVMTPLVYKSYVSMAKMRMLAPELAVIREKVGDDAAKMQQEQMKLYQQVGVSPLSGCIPVLATMPILMSLFFLFPNLIELRQEAFLWASDLSTYDAPIKLPFSIPFYGAHVSIFTLAMTISQLVYAWYNNQITPTQVQQPGMPDMRMLTYFMPVMFMFIMNSFPAGLSFYYLVSNVVTILQQQIIRRFVNDDKIRAILEENRKKIASGVKKKSKFSDILERSMKAAEEAKKQADDAKKQTEAKRQQLKKKNP, translated from the coding sequence ATGGAGAGAAATCAAATCATTGGATTAGCGCTGATTATGACGATGCTGATTGGGTACCAACTCTTGGCCCCAAGTCCTGAACCAACCAAGCCTAATCCTGCGGAGCAAGCCAAAAACGCACCGAGACCCGCGGCCACGGCTCCGGCCCAAAAGAAATTGGATTCCATCACCGCTCAAGCGGTCTATGGTGATTTTGCAAGTGCGGCGCAGGGAACGGCCCGCGACATTGTCGTAGAAAACGACGATGTGCGTGTGACATTCAGTACCAAGGGCGGAAATGTAAAAGAGGTATTGCTCAAGAAATACAAAACGTATACGCTGCAACCATTGTACCTCATTGATGAGCAAAGTAGCGCTTTCAGCCTAGAACTTCCTACCAACAAAGGTACGGTCAACCTTTCGGAGTTATACTTCACCACTGATGCACAAAGCCAAACCATCACCGCTGGTAAATCCGCCAAAGTATCGTTTCGCCTGCCCATGGGCAACAATCAGTATGTAGAACAAACCTACACCGTACAAGGCAATGGTTATTTGATTGATTATGACGTGCAACTGGTCGGGCTGGATGGGCTTGTCAAAAATGAGCCTACGCGCCTAGTGTGGCAGGACAAACTCAAGCAACTCGACAACGACATGGCCGAAAACCGCAAAGTAGTGACCACCAATTACTACTCAGACGGTTCTCTCTCGGACATCGGTCGCGGCCAAAGCGAAAATGTGGAAGAAAAAATCGAACAACCTGTTTCGTGGTTTTCGCACAAAAACAAGTACTTCTTAACGGCATTCATTACCAAAGGCACGGCACTAAGCAACGTAACCCTTAAATCACTGGTGGATGTTACGGATACGACCTACATCAAAACCATGCAAAGTGAGGGTTCGCTGGCTACGGCTGATTTGAAAGCTGGCAAAGGAAACTTCCAGTTATTCTTCGGTCCCAACGATTACCAGGTGGTAAAAGAAGTAAAAGCTGCCCCTGATTTTGGTGACAACGTGGACCTGGGCTACGCCATCCTAAAGCCGCTCAACAAGTTCTTCTTTGTACCAATGTTCAACTTTTTGGAGAAATTCTTCAGCAATTACGGAATTTTAATCATTGTTCTGGTACTGATTGTTAAGCTCGTTATGACGCCACTCGTGTACAAATCGTACGTGAGTATGGCCAAGATGCGGATGCTGGCGCCTGAGTTGGCTGTGATACGCGAAAAAGTGGGCGACGATGCCGCCAAGATGCAACAGGAGCAAATGAAACTCTATCAGCAAGTGGGCGTCAGTCCATTGAGTGGTTGTATTCCAGTACTGGCAACGATGCCGATTTTGATGTCGTTGTTCTTTTTGTTTCCTAACCTCATTGAACTTCGTCAGGAGGCTTTCTTATGGGCCAGCGACCTTTCCACCTATGACGCACCCATCAAGCTGCCTTTCTCGATTCCTTTCTACGGTGCCCACGTGAGTATTTTCACCCTAGCCATGACGATTTCACAATTAGTGTACGCTTGGTATAACAACCAAATTACGCCAACGCAGGTGCAACAACCGGGTATGCCCGACATGCGCATGTTGACGTACTTTATGCCGGTGATGTTTATGTTCATCATGAACTCTTTCCCTGCAGGTTTGAGCTTTTATTATTTGGTTTCCAACGTCGTAACCATTCTTCAACAGCAGATTATTCGTCGCTTTGTGAACGATGATAAAATCCGGGCGATTCTGGAAGAAAACCGTAAGAAGATCGCGTCAGGTGTGAAAAAGAAATCGAAGTTCTCCGATATTTTGGAGCGCTCGATGAAAGCCGCCGAAGAAGCAAAAAAACAAGCGGACGATGCCAAGAAACAAACCGAGGCAAAACGCCAACAATTAAAGAAGAAAAATCCCTAA
- a CDS encoding alpha/beta fold hydrolase, which produces MQLFFRQVGTGRPMIILHGLFGSCDNWLTISKVIADQGFSVYAIDQRNHGRSPHAPTHSYPELANDLHEFIQQQGLEKPILVGHSMGGKTVMQYAMQYPEAFSHLVVVDIAPRSYPVHHAEIIAGLKAIPLASLQSRNEADAILSQYESIPSVRQFLLKNLYRNDDGIFAWRLNLSVIEANIEIIGQDLLNPRIVTEPTLFMRGEKSGYVRDKDLPTIQHLFPNSTVDTIEGASHWVQAEKPEAFVQSLVNFLQ; this is translated from the coding sequence ATGCAACTTTTCTTTCGTCAAGTCGGGACAGGACGTCCCATGATTATCTTGCACGGCCTCTTTGGCTCCTGCGACAACTGGCTCACTATCAGCAAAGTAATTGCCGACCAGGGCTTTTCGGTTTACGCTATCGACCAGCGCAACCACGGGCGTTCTCCACACGCTCCTACGCATTCCTACCCTGAGTTGGCTAATGATTTACACGAATTCATCCAACAGCAGGGACTGGAAAAACCTATTTTGGTTGGACATTCCATGGGAGGAAAAACCGTTATGCAATACGCCATGCAGTATCCAGAGGCTTTTAGTCATCTGGTGGTCGTCGATATTGCCCCGCGTTCATACCCAGTACACCACGCCGAAATCATTGCGGGTTTAAAGGCCATACCACTGGCTTCCTTGCAAAGTCGTAACGAGGCTGATGCAATTTTGAGTCAGTACGAGTCAATTCCTTCGGTACGGCAGTTCTTGCTCAAAAACCTCTACCGCAACGACGATGGCATTTTTGCCTGGCGACTCAATTTGTCGGTCATTGAAGCAAACATCGAAATCATCGGGCAAGACCTCCTCAACCCGCGCATTGTGACCGAACCCACGCTCTTTATGCGCGGAGAAAAATCTGGTTACGTTAGGGATAAAGACCTCCCCACCATTCAGCATCTTTTTCCTAACTCCACCGTTGACACCATCGAAGGCGCAAGCCATTGGGTGCAGGCCGAAAAGCCCGAAGCATTTGTGCAATCGTTGGTTAACTTTTTACAATGA
- the hisS gene encoding histidine--tRNA ligase, which translates to MSKPSLARGTRDFGPAQMAKRNYIFDTIRRIFQRYGFQPIETPAIENLSVLMGKYGDEGDQLLFKILNSGNFAEGLTEAQWQEGYKKLTLKVSEKGLRYDLTVPFARFVVMNRSDLVMPFKRYQIQPVWRADRPQRGRYREFYQCDADVVGTDSLLCEAEIVLMIHEVLRGLGVMDFTVKINNRKILSGIAEIIGAPGQEGPMCVAIDKLDKIGKEKVEQELLERGFSAEAIEKLQPIYELANNQTAIFDNLRQWLAGSEIGSKGVAELEEVWTKVTNFGLPSPQLQLDVTLARGLSYYTGAIFEVKANGVQMGSISGGGRYDNLTGTFGMPGLSGVGISFGVDRIYDVMEELKLFPENQSITTQVMITNFDADAEAYGLGVLRQLREAGINAELYPDASKLKKQFDYADRKRIPYVLIIGSEEIQTGVLSLKNMHSGEQQKLTLAEILGNFV; encoded by the coding sequence ATGAGTAAACCTTCTTTAGCCCGTGGAACGCGCGATTTTGGGCCCGCGCAGATGGCCAAGCGTAACTATATCTTTGATACCATTCGCCGAATTTTTCAACGCTATGGGTTTCAGCCTATCGAGACGCCTGCCATTGAAAATCTTTCGGTTCTGATGGGTAAATACGGAGATGAAGGAGACCAACTCCTCTTTAAAATTCTTAATTCGGGCAATTTTGCCGAGGGACTCACCGAGGCCCAATGGCAGGAAGGCTACAAAAAACTTACCCTCAAAGTCTCCGAAAAAGGATTGCGTTATGATTTGACGGTGCCTTTTGCCCGGTTTGTGGTGATGAACCGCAGCGATTTGGTGATGCCCTTTAAGCGCTACCAAATCCAACCCGTATGGCGGGCCGACCGCCCGCAGCGGGGACGTTATCGGGAATTTTATCAGTGCGATGCCGACGTTGTTGGGACGGATTCTCTGCTGTGTGAAGCTGAGATTGTGCTGATGATTCATGAAGTATTGCGTGGATTAGGTGTCATGGATTTTACCGTAAAAATCAACAATCGTAAGATTTTGAGTGGTATCGCCGAAATCATTGGTGCGCCAGGACAGGAAGGGCCGATGTGCGTGGCGATTGATAAATTGGATAAAATCGGCAAAGAAAAAGTCGAGCAAGAACTTTTGGAGCGCGGCTTTTCGGCCGAGGCCATTGAAAAATTGCAACCTATTTACGAATTAGCTAACAATCAAACCGCTATCTTCGACAATCTCCGTCAATGGCTGGCGGGCTCCGAAATCGGGTCCAAAGGGGTGGCAGAGTTGGAAGAGGTTTGGACCAAAGTGACGAACTTCGGCTTGCCGTCTCCTCAACTGCAACTTGACGTAACACTGGCGCGTGGTTTAAGCTACTATACGGGGGCTATTTTTGAAGTAAAGGCCAATGGCGTGCAGATGGGAAGTATCTCGGGCGGCGGCCGCTACGATAACCTGACGGGCACGTTCGGAATGCCTGGGCTGTCGGGTGTGGGGATTTCGTTTGGTGTAGACCGTATTTATGATGTCATGGAAGAATTGAAGCTTTTTCCTGAAAATCAATCTATTACTACCCAAGTGATGATTACGAACTTTGACGCCGATGCCGAAGCCTACGGATTGGGAGTATTGCGCCAACTGCGCGAAGCGGGCATCAACGCTGAGTTGTATCCTGATGCCTCAAAACTCAAAAAACAATTTGACTATGCCGACCGTAAACGCATTCCGTACGTGTTGATCATTGGTTCGGAAGAAATCCAAACGGGGGTACTGTCTCTCAAAAACATGCATTCGGGCGAGCAACAGAAATTGACTTTAGCGGAGATATTGGGTAATTTTGTTTAA
- a CDS encoding Uma2 family endonuclease translates to MSAQAQTYYTPEQYLEIERNASYKSEYYRGEIFAMAGATTRHNVVSGNLSANLNMALRRKGCRTMSSDQRILTRHTDGLYSYPDIVIVCGQPQFSDLYKDTVMNPIVIVEVLSKSTEGYDRGDKFLLYRQLESLKEYVLVDSKKIHAEVYRKNEAGIWFLASEAIDIQGSIYLESVDVTLPMEDVYLNTDDLPLD, encoded by the coding sequence ATGAGTGCGCAGGCCCAAACGTATTATACGCCAGAACAATACCTAGAAATAGAACGTAATGCTTCGTACAAAAGCGAGTATTATCGCGGCGAGATTTTTGCCATGGCTGGGGCGACCACGCGGCACAATGTCGTGTCAGGTAATCTTTCCGCAAATCTGAATATGGCACTCCGCAGAAAGGGGTGCCGTACGATGTCGAGCGACCAGCGTATTTTGACGCGGCACACGGATGGACTTTACAGTTACCCTGATATTGTTATTGTATGCGGTCAGCCCCAATTTTCAGACCTATACAAAGATACAGTCATGAATCCCATCGTTATCGTGGAAGTACTTTCCAAAAGTACTGAAGGTTACGATCGGGGAGATAAATTTTTATTGTATCGGCAGTTGGAGAGTTTAAAAGAGTACGTTTTGGTGGATTCTAAAAAAATCCATGCGGAAGTATACCGTAAAAACGAAGCGGGAATATGGTTTTTGGCGTCAGAAGCCATTGATATACAGGGCAGTATTTATCTTGAGTCCGTTGACGTTACCCTGCCGATGGAAGATGTCTATCTGAATACAGATGATTTGCCTTTGGATTAA
- a CDS encoding sensor histidine kinase — translation MNTRIATLLFLIWLINIPALTQERIELGSSKVSVSVGLNCGVLEDSEGIYTIQTVQKIPFKRVMSTIPNSGYTASVVWVKINVLKKGENKWYLEIDNPRLNDVILYVFQEKKMVYAQKLGDALPFDAYSIPDRSPIFNLPLASNQSYTLYLRAVSSEDLKFPLTFWEERQLYAHLSGKNLIWGIYFGFILLITLYNFFLWFVTRDLIYGHYCLYVLFFGAFQFCLYGFGYQYIWSNAVFNDRSHIFFLGISGVFLTFFSLSFLEPYKRFPWLKLFMKTAAYVFAVGFAACLFWYNSYINVVFITAAAIMVGIQCYSAIGLAWAGSKMAQLYLVASGTLSVAVLVVGMKNLGWIPADNQDYYLMAGSMFEIVLFSLALGYRLRSMQLEKLRQQQVRDEISINLHDDLGASLSSLTMLSELNRRKAQKQDPELAEMFGRISERSREAMRLVREAVWEINPHNDTSEEWVDRMVTFAQDTFGARQIEFELLIDDNLRNEQFPIDQRRNLFLFFKEAVNNIAKHSGAMHAKVHFEKKNGVLKLLISDNGHGFDIAKATDGNGLKNFQKRAEALRADLLLQSSPESGTYIQLTFRGSAYLN, via the coding sequence ATGAATACCAGAATTGCTACCTTACTTTTTTTAATTTGGCTCATCAATATACCCGCCCTAACTCAGGAACGTATTGAACTAGGTTCCTCAAAAGTATCGGTTTCAGTGGGATTGAATTGCGGAGTTCTGGAAGATTCGGAGGGGATTTATACAATTCAAACCGTTCAAAAAATACCTTTTAAAAGAGTGATGTCTACCATCCCCAACAGTGGGTATACCGCTTCGGTCGTTTGGGTGAAAATAAATGTGCTGAAAAAGGGAGAAAACAAGTGGTATTTGGAAATTGACAACCCCCGCTTGAACGACGTGATCTTGTATGTGTTTCAGGAGAAAAAAATGGTATACGCCCAAAAGTTAGGGGATGCATTACCTTTTGACGCTTATTCTATCCCTGATCGAAGCCCTATTTTCAATCTCCCTTTGGCGTCAAATCAATCCTATACCCTGTATTTGCGGGCGGTTTCGTCCGAGGATTTAAAATTTCCGCTGACGTTTTGGGAAGAGCGCCAACTGTATGCGCATTTGTCAGGTAAAAACCTTATTTGGGGGATTTATTTTGGGTTTATTTTGCTCATTACGCTGTATAATTTCTTTTTATGGTTTGTGACCCGTGATTTAATTTACGGACATTATTGTCTTTATGTGCTTTTTTTTGGAGCTTTTCAATTTTGTTTGTACGGTTTTGGCTATCAGTATATTTGGAGTAACGCCGTGTTTAATGACCGCTCCCACATCTTTTTTTTGGGTATCTCTGGCGTATTTCTTACGTTCTTCTCACTTTCTTTTTTGGAGCCGTACAAACGCTTTCCTTGGTTGAAACTGTTCATGAAAACCGCGGCTTATGTATTTGCCGTGGGTTTTGCAGCTTGCCTGTTTTGGTATAATTCGTACATCAACGTGGTTTTTATTACCGCCGCTGCCATCATGGTTGGAATTCAGTGTTACAGTGCCATAGGCTTGGCGTGGGCGGGTTCCAAAATGGCGCAATTGTATTTGGTGGCTTCGGGTACGCTTTCGGTGGCGGTGTTGGTGGTGGGGATGAAAAATCTGGGATGGATTCCCGCCGACAACCAGGATTATTACCTAATGGCGGGGTCTATGTTTGAAATCGTTTTGTTTTCGCTGGCATTGGGGTATCGGCTACGGTCAATGCAACTCGAAAAACTCCGTCAGCAACAGGTGCGAGATGAGATTTCAATCAATCTACACGATGATTTGGGGGCTTCGTTGAGCAGTTTAACGATGCTTTCGGAACTTAATCGGCGAAAAGCACAGAAGCAAGACCCCGAGTTGGCCGAAATGTTTGGGCGAATCAGTGAGCGCTCCCGCGAAGCAATGCGTTTGGTCAGGGAGGCAGTTTGGGAAATTAATCCCCACAACGATACCTCCGAAGAGTGGGTGGACCGGATGGTGACGTTTGCGCAGGATACGTTCGGAGCCCGACAGATTGAATTTGAACTTTTGATTGATGATAATCTTCGTAATGAACAGTTTCCCATCGACCAGCGTCGCAATTTGTTTTTATTTTTTAAGGAAGCTGTCAACAACATCGCCAAACATTCAGGAGCAATGCACGCAAAAGTGCATTTCGAAAAGAAAAATGGAGTTTTGAAACTGTTAATCAGCGATAATGGGCATGGATTTGATATTGCGAAGGCCACAGATGGCAATGGACTTAAAAACTTTCAAAAAAGGGCAGAAGCGCTCAGAGCCGATTTATTACTTCAATCATCGCCCGAATCAGGTACGTATATACAATTGACTTTTCGGGGGTCGGCCTACTTAAATTAA
- the rho gene encoding transcription termination factor Rho translates to MLSIDDLNLKLLSELRVLAEQLGIKDQNKYSKKDLINRIFEQQTASAASEAVIPPKRVRKPASSTPAPAPSVPKAEELPIPSAPVAEEKVVKKVEEPVKQMPIAHKRPQSHSFVSDNFDKRSKRQRIQKEKEEEPELSFFNAPAEVAVPQVPAPVSEEMVPASLMEEGEDFGDLKIDLPEEEFLDTSFITENLEVEPVAEVGPPKPEERPREYRGDDVHNKIKRQYNNYVKEFDGLIVNEGVLEIMSDGGYGFLRSADYNYLASPDDIYVSPSQIKLFGLKTGDSIRGSVRPPKEGEKYFALLRVETVNGKTTEEIRDRIPFEYLTPLFPEEHIKLSGKADNYSARVLDLFAPIGKGQRGMIVAQPKTGKTVLLKEIANAITRNHPEIYLIILLIDERPEEVTDMQRSVRAEVISSTFDEQADRHVKVSGMVLEKAKRMVECGHDVVILLDSITRLARAYNTVTPASGKILSGGVDANALHKPKRFFGAARNVEHGGSLTIIATALIDTGSKMDEVIFEEFKGTGNMELQLDRRLANKRIYPAVDVMASGTRREDLLLDKETLQRMWILRKHLSDMNPNEAMDFLLDRMKGTRSNEEFLVSMNR, encoded by the coding sequence ATGCTCAGCATTGACGATCTTAACCTCAAGCTCCTGTCCGAGCTACGGGTACTTGCCGAACAACTCGGTATCAAAGACCAAAACAAGTATTCTAAAAAAGACCTCATTAACCGAATTTTCGAACAGCAAACGGCATCAGCGGCTTCCGAAGCTGTTATCCCGCCCAAGCGCGTTCGTAAACCGGCTAGCAGTACACCTGCCCCTGCACCTTCTGTTCCTAAAGCGGAAGAACTGCCTATTCCTTCGGCACCCGTAGCTGAAGAAAAAGTGGTGAAAAAAGTAGAGGAGCCAGTAAAGCAGATGCCTATTGCTCACAAACGTCCGCAATCTCATTCATTTGTGTCAGACAACTTCGATAAACGTTCAAAGCGCCAACGAATACAAAAAGAAAAAGAAGAAGAGCCTGAACTTTCCTTTTTCAATGCCCCCGCGGAAGTGGCTGTTCCTCAAGTACCTGCTCCTGTTTCGGAAGAAATGGTACCCGCTTCGTTGATGGAAGAAGGAGAAGATTTCGGCGATCTCAAAATTGATTTGCCCGAAGAAGAATTCTTAGATACTTCTTTTATTACGGAAAATCTCGAAGTAGAGCCGGTAGCGGAGGTAGGCCCACCCAAACCCGAAGAACGACCGCGTGAATACCGTGGCGACGATGTCCACAACAAAATCAAACGTCAGTATAACAACTACGTAAAAGAATTTGACGGACTTATCGTCAACGAAGGAGTGCTCGAAATTATGTCGGATGGTGGGTACGGATTTCTGCGCTCAGCCGATTATAACTACCTCGCCAGCCCGGATGACATTTATGTATCACCGTCACAAATCAAACTTTTTGGTTTGAAAACGGGTGATAGCATTCGTGGGTCAGTGCGACCGCCCAAAGAAGGTGAAAAATATTTTGCCTTGCTTCGCGTCGAAACCGTCAACGGAAAAACCACCGAAGAAATCCGTGACCGTATTCCGTTTGAATATTTAACGCCGTTATTCCCAGAAGAACACATTAAGTTGAGTGGCAAAGCCGACAACTACTCGGCACGGGTGTTGGACTTGTTTGCCCCTATCGGTAAAGGCCAACGTGGTATGATTGTGGCCCAACCCAAAACGGGTAAAACCGTGTTGTTGAAAGAGATAGCCAACGCTATTACGCGCAATCACCCCGAAATTTATTTGATTATCCTCCTCATCGACGAGCGCCCTGAGGAAGTGACCGATATGCAGCGCAGTGTGCGGGCGGAAGTGATTTCGTCTACCTTTGACGAGCAGGCCGACCGTCACGTCAAAGTGTCGGGTATGGTGCTCGAAAAGGCCAAACGAATGGTAGAATGCGGCCACGATGTGGTTATTTTGCTAGACTCAATTACGCGTTTGGCACGGGCATACAATACCGTTACACCCGCTTCGGGTAAAATCCTGTCGGGTGGGGTAGATGCCAATGCATTGCACAAACCCAAGCGCTTTTTTGGGGCGGCCCGTAACGTGGAGCACGGTGGCTCGTTGACCATCATTGCCACGGCCTTGATTGATACGGGTTCAAAAATGGACGAAGTAATCTTTGAAGAATTCAAAGGAACGGGTAACATGGAACTCCAACTTGACCGTCGTTTGGCCAACAAACGTATTTATCCTGCCGTTGACGTGATGGCTTCAGGAACGCGCCGGGAAGATTTGTTGCTTGACAAAGAAACCCTACAACGTATGTGGATTCTGCGTAAGCACTTGTCTGACATGAACCCCAACGAAGCCATGGACTTCCTGCTCGACCGTATGAAAGGTACCCGAAGCAACGAAGAGTTTTTGGTTTCGATGAACCGATAA
- a CDS encoding tellurite resistance TerB family protein yields MKTFIPNLYIGLGSAVYALIKVDGQLHELESIKARNVLIEEPHGELAMQSFQLREHYQTPVEEAYNFAMRCFASHSKDLDDSTREYFIKLMTDIAQADERVSGKETEFIRRFRRDIRKV; encoded by the coding sequence ATGAAAACCTTCATCCCTAATTTATATATTGGTTTAGGCAGCGCCGTCTATGCGCTCATTAAGGTAGATGGACAGTTGCATGAACTCGAATCCATAAAAGCCCGCAATGTACTGATTGAAGAACCGCACGGAGAGTTGGCGATGCAATCCTTTCAATTGCGGGAACATTATCAGACACCTGTAGAAGAAGCCTACAATTTTGCCATGCGCTGCTTTGCGTCGCACAGCAAAGACCTGGATGATTCTACTCGCGAATATTTTATTAAGCTAATGACCGATATAGCACAAGCTGATGAGAGGGTGTCGGGAAAAGAAACAGAATTTATTCGCCGGTTCAGACGCGATATTCGCAAGGTCTGA
- a CDS encoding SAM-dependent methyltransferase — MKLFLIPTPLADDTSADVLSAQVSESVKNLDVFFAENLRTARRFISGLKLGKVIDSLTFYDLNKETPEAETLAQLKALLKEGKNAGILSEAGCPGVADPGATAVKIAHQLNIEVVPLVGPSSLLLALMASGLNGQSFVFHGYLPIERAQRVKTIKYLEKEAMSRKQTQLFIETPYRNNQVMEDLLIHCEPTTRLCVACNLTAPDGFVKTLFVKDWKNKTYDLHRKPTVFLIG, encoded by the coding sequence ATGAAATTATTTCTGATTCCCACGCCCCTCGCCGACGATACCTCTGCCGATGTACTCTCTGCCCAAGTCTCCGAAAGCGTCAAAAATCTTGATGTATTTTTCGCCGAAAACCTACGCACCGCCCGGCGTTTTATTAGTGGCCTTAAACTAGGAAAAGTCATTGATAGCCTGACTTTTTACGATCTCAACAAAGAAACCCCCGAAGCCGAAACCTTGGCCCAACTGAAAGCTTTGCTGAAAGAGGGAAAAAATGCGGGGATATTATCAGAAGCAGGCTGCCCAGGCGTGGCCGACCCCGGCGCAACCGCCGTGAAGATAGCGCATCAACTCAACATCGAAGTGGTACCGCTGGTGGGGCCATCCTCGTTGTTGCTCGCCCTGATGGCTTCTGGATTGAATGGTCAATCGTTTGTGTTCCACGGCTATTTGCCCATTGAACGTGCCCAACGGGTAAAAACGATTAAGTATTTGGAGAAAGAGGCTATGTCGCGCAAACAAACTCAACTGTTTATCGAAACGCCTTACCGTAACAATCAGGTAATGGAAGATTTACTGATTCATTGCGAGCCTACGACCCGCCTCTGTGTAGCCTGTAACCTGACGGCTCCCGACGGATTTGTCAAAACGCTTTTCGTCAAAGACTGGAAAAATAAAACCTACGATTTGCACCGAAAACCTACGGTATTTTTGATTGGCTAA